Proteins from a genomic interval of Actinoalloteichus hymeniacidonis:
- a CDS encoding DUF2207 domain-containing protein, with protein MTVVTLLAVGSPASAQEPDQTTESGPSVLVELRLEPDGALSVQEQITVPGTETISRETPLRELAGVDTDRIYQVRDIEVEGETEATVTDAGLAMTAGPGTSTVRYQVLGAVTDLAQGQEVRWQVTGGWDTELESARVSFVSPSAPQSITCLAGAPASSSTCTVAQIDAGQLATATQSGLPAGDRLELSIGLPSETVPANAEFQENFSIARAFALTPVTGAMLGGLLVLLLIALAVPARRRKQDRAALAAEIGPVDVLLTEPDGSVAFASPDGVLPGQVGTVIDEHVDVVDITSTVVDLAVRNYLWIEELHVDQDALDWRIVRRNQPDEALHDYERAVYASLLGPDAGPDRREEVLVSELAADGNLDLAGVESALYADVVERRWFGIRPDRARNRWWWSGLAVAALGAVLTVVLAVLGGSALIGLGVLVSGVIVALDSRRLPARTARGSRLVAQVRGLRTYLDTASHRDIPADDREMVFSRSLPYAVVLGETRRWLGEFATIDGGADGTPGLYWYGEDLGGEESTSPDLRRFAAHFPSFLAELDGVLAEAGHLRSLR; from the coding sequence ATGACCGTTGTCACTCTTCTCGCGGTGGGGTCGCCCGCCTCGGCGCAGGAGCCGGATCAGACAACGGAGAGCGGCCCATCGGTACTGGTCGAACTACGATTGGAGCCGGACGGCGCCCTGAGCGTCCAAGAGCAGATCACCGTTCCCGGTACCGAGACGATCAGTCGCGAGACACCGTTGCGAGAACTCGCGGGCGTGGACACCGATCGGATCTATCAGGTCCGCGACATCGAGGTCGAAGGCGAGACCGAGGCGACGGTCACCGACGCCGGACTCGCCATGACGGCGGGGCCGGGAACCAGCACGGTGCGTTATCAGGTGTTGGGGGCCGTCACCGATCTCGCGCAGGGCCAGGAGGTCCGCTGGCAGGTCACCGGCGGCTGGGACACCGAGCTCGAATCGGCCAGGGTGTCGTTCGTGTCGCCGTCGGCGCCGCAGTCGATCACTTGTCTGGCGGGGGCGCCCGCGTCGTCGAGCACCTGCACCGTGGCGCAGATCGACGCAGGTCAGCTCGCCACGGCGACCCAATCCGGCCTGCCTGCGGGCGATCGGCTCGAACTGAGCATCGGGCTGCCCTCGGAGACGGTTCCCGCGAACGCGGAATTCCAGGAGAACTTCAGCATCGCCAGGGCCTTCGCCCTCACCCCGGTGACCGGGGCGATGCTCGGCGGGTTGCTGGTCCTGCTCCTCATCGCGTTGGCGGTGCCCGCCCGACGCCGCAAGCAGGACCGCGCCGCGCTTGCCGCCGAGATCGGCCCGGTCGATGTCCTGCTGACCGAGCCGGACGGATCGGTGGCCTTCGCCTCGCCCGACGGTGTGCTGCCGGGTCAGGTCGGGACCGTGATCGATGAACACGTCGACGTGGTGGACATCACCTCCACCGTCGTGGACCTCGCCGTCCGCAACTACCTGTGGATCGAGGAACTGCACGTCGACCAGGACGCCCTGGACTGGCGGATCGTCCGACGCAACCAGCCCGACGAGGCGCTGCACGACTACGAGCGGGCCGTCTACGCCAGCCTGCTCGGTCCCGATGCGGGCCCGGACCGTCGCGAAGAGGTACTGGTCTCCGAACTGGCCGCCGATGGCAACCTGGATCTGGCCGGGGTCGAATCGGCCTTATACGCCGATGTCGTCGAACGGCGCTGGTTCGGCATCCGGCCCGATCGGGCTCGCAACCGCTGGTGGTGGTCGGGACTCGCGGTCGCGGCGCTCGGCGCGGTGCTCACCGTGGTCCTCGCCGTGCTGGGCGGCTCCGCGTTGATCGGGCTCGGCGTGCTGGTCAGCGGCGTGATCGTGGCGCTGGACTCGCGTCGGCTACCTGCCAGGACCGCACGCGGCAGCCGGTTGGTGGCGCAGGTACGCGGCTTGCGCACCTACCTCGACACGGCGTCCCACCGGGACATCCCGGCCGACGACCGCGAGATGGTGTTCTCCCGATCCCTGCCTTACGCCGTGGTTCTCGGCGAGACCCGCCGCTGGTTGGGCGAGTTCGCGACCATCGACGGCGGCGCCGATGGCACCCCCGGCCTCTACTGGTACGGCGAGGACCTCGGCGGCGAGGAGTCGACCAGCCCGGATCTGCGTCGGTTCGCGGCGCATTTCCCGAGTTTCCTGGCCGAGCTGGATGGTGTGCTGGCCGAGGCGGGACATCTCCGATCCCTGCGGTGA
- a CDS encoding neutral zinc metallopeptidase: MTKPIAAPGHRPPGSSGYEQPMAAGPTPGAPRSRPSTPDAAARSGHTPDGLTGQLRRPLPPPLPRAPEPTTAARAVPRTAAASSVGTAPATAAQPRSPGLFAMVSLAVVGLAAVWFVGALANGALSSSTQTAPPARTTPEFAPPAPTTTIETEPTTTAPETTEPTEPTESEPLPQQPSAPEPIYLLGDHPINADGLFAADTTACTLAPFSPDPAGQDALYQSAMPCMVDAWRWALETTNLPSSEPELITVSGPVETPCGTAQSSYYCSGNHTLYMSASVHAEQEQLGDQPGPYLSVLFHEYGHHVQGLSGIMQAAWDQRYEVGPNSPAGLEISRRLELQASCYGGMLLAATTRTGVVDLDTMSMALNDARNRGDWPDRGLPPDHGAPEINGGWMEQGYYENNTRQCNTWLAEPSAVR; the protein is encoded by the coding sequence GTGACGAAACCGATTGCCGCACCGGGGCATCGGCCGCCGGGGTCGAGCGGCTACGAGCAGCCGATGGCGGCGGGGCCGACACCGGGCGCGCCGAGATCTCGTCCGTCCACTCCGGACGCGGCAGCGCGATCGGGACACACACCGGATGGCCTGACCGGCCAGCTTCGACGCCCGCTGCCACCGCCTCTGCCGCGCGCCCCGGAACCCACCACCGCCGCGCGGGCGGTGCCTCGGACCGCAGCGGCATCCTCGGTCGGCACCGCACCGGCCACCGCCGCCCAACCGAGGTCCCCCGGCCTCTTCGCCATGGTGTCGTTGGCGGTCGTCGGGTTGGCGGCGGTCTGGTTCGTGGGGGCACTGGCCAACGGCGCGCTGTCCTCGTCGACGCAGACCGCACCGCCCGCACGGACCACGCCGGAGTTCGCGCCACCCGCCCCCACGACCACCATCGAGACCGAGCCGACGACCACCGCCCCCGAGACCACCGAGCCGACGGAACCGACCGAATCGGAGCCGCTCCCGCAGCAACCGTCGGCTCCGGAACCGATCTATCTCCTCGGCGATCACCCGATCAACGCCGACGGCCTGTTCGCCGCCGACACGACGGCCTGCACGCTGGCACCGTTCAGTCCGGACCCGGCGGGTCAGGATGCGCTGTATCAATCGGCGATGCCGTGCATGGTCGATGCGTGGCGCTGGGCGTTGGAGACGACCAACCTGCCCTCTAGCGAACCGGAGCTGATCACGGTCTCCGGACCGGTGGAGACGCCCTGCGGCACCGCGCAGTCCTCGTACTACTGCAGCGGGAACCACACGCTCTACATGTCGGCGTCGGTGCACGCCGAGCAGGAACAGCTCGGCGATCAACCGGGGCCCTACCTCAGCGTGCTGTTCCACGAGTACGGCCACCACGTCCAAGGCCTGTCCGGCATCATGCAGGCCGCCTGGGACCAGCGGTACGAGGTCGGGCCGAACAGCCCGGCCGGGCTGGAGATCTCGCGCAGGTTAGAGCTCCAGGCGAGCTGTTATGGCGGGATGCTGCTGGCCGCGACCACCAGGACCGGCGTGGTGGATCTCGACACGATGTCGATGGCCTTGAACGACGCCCGCAACCGGGGTGACTGGCCGGATCGGGGTCTGCCGCCGGATCACGGCGCCCCCGAGATCAACGGCGGTTGGATGGAGCAGGGCTACTACGAGAACAACACCAGGCAGTGCAACACCTGGTTGGCGGAGCCGAGCGCGGTCCGCTGA
- a CDS encoding potassium channel family protein, with the protein MRSRATRTENITPDHTLVGVVHIPSGGVGPVQAIGKRVIGALLALLATVIIVYVDRAGYQDNADGDVTLLDSIYYATVSLSTTGYGDITPVSDSARLVNILIITPLRVLFLIVLVGTTLEVLTERSRQALKIQRWRSKVRDHVVVIGYGTKGRSAIRSLLGDDVDPASLVVVDSDQAMLDAAAALGLVTVHGSGTRSDVLRVAGVQRAKAIVVAANRDDTAVLITLTARELAPKATIVAAVREAENVHLLRQSGADSVVVSSETAGRLLGMATTTPAVVEIFEDLLTTDEGLAMGERFVEPEEVGGSPRHLADIVLGVVRRGVLHRIDAPQADALEPGDRLIYVRKVTPPDGAPD; encoded by the coding sequence ATGCGATCGCGTGCCACTCGTACCGAGAACATCACGCCGGATCACACCCTGGTGGGCGTCGTACACATCCCCAGCGGCGGCGTCGGGCCGGTCCAGGCGATCGGCAAGCGCGTCATCGGGGCACTGCTGGCGTTGCTGGCGACCGTGATCATCGTCTATGTCGACCGGGCGGGCTACCAGGACAACGCCGACGGCGACGTCACGCTGCTGGACAGCATCTACTACGCGACGGTCTCGCTGTCGACGACCGGATACGGTGACATCACCCCGGTCTCCGACTCCGCGCGACTGGTCAACATCCTGATCATCACCCCGCTGCGGGTGCTGTTCCTGATCGTTCTCGTCGGAACGACCCTCGAGGTGCTCACCGAGCGGTCCCGGCAGGCCTTGAAGATCCAACGTTGGAGGTCGAAGGTGCGTGACCACGTAGTCGTCATCGGCTACGGGACCAAGGGTCGATCGGCGATCCGATCGTTGCTCGGCGACGATGTGGATCCCGCCAGTCTCGTGGTCGTCGACTCCGATCAGGCGATGCTGGATGCCGCTGCCGCCCTCGGGTTGGTCACCGTGCACGGCTCCGGCACCCGATCCGACGTGTTGCGGGTCGCGGGCGTGCAACGCGCCAAGGCCATCGTGGTGGCGGCCAACCGCGACGACACCGCCGTACTCATCACCCTGACCGCCAGGGAACTGGCGCCCAAGGCCACCATTGTGGCCGCGGTCCGCGAGGCGGAGAACGTGCACCTGCTGCGCCAGTCCGGCGCGGACTCGGTGGTCGTCTCCAGTGAGACGGCGGGCCGGCTGCTCGGGATGGCCACCACCACTCCCGCGGTCGTGGAGATCTTCGAGGATCTGCTGACCACCGACGAGGGGCTGGCGATGGGGGAGCGCTTCGTCGAACCGGAGGAGGTCGGCGGCTCGCCACGGCATTTGGCCGACATCGTGCTCGGGGTGGTCCGGCGCGGCGTTCTGCATCGGATCGACGCGCCGCAGGCCGATGCCCTGGAACCGGGCGATCGACTGATCTACGTGCGCAAGGTCACTCCGCCGGACGGCGCCCCCGACTGA
- a CDS encoding ATP-dependent helicase, whose product MSGAPTGSRIAVSPAEIADALDLPTPTEEQVAVIASPSEPALVIAGAGAGKTETMAARVVWLVANGLVAPERILGLTFTRKAARQLADRVRARLRRLVGSGLLDRLDPGGGRTSAVLAGEPTILTYHAYAGRLVSEHGLRLPAEPGARLLSETAAWQLAHRVVSTWTEDIDTDKIPSTITGYLLGLAGELAEHLVTPERLSAHAAEFCRVVEDAPRVARQRAALPQDLRDKLAVQRLRVALLPLLADYAARKRREGVMDFADQMSSAARLADEHPEVAEIEQSRFGAVLLDEYQDTGHAQRVLLRALFGGGNRLPVTAVGDPAQAIYGWRGASAANLPRFRTDFPRIDAHGELAPARGYGLLTSFRNPPEVLTLANAVSAPLRQAGLEVEELRSKPGAETGDVRCALLPDVRVERAWLAKAMATRWRQVVADTGSPPTAAVLVRRRADMAELADALRAEGLPVEVVGLGGLLDEPEVRDLVSALRMLVDPLAGTAAARLLTGARWRLGVADLAALWTRAGQLADGGSRQEHTGSPVDALPGEHAEQAGLIDALEDPGPPEAYSAVGFRRIQRLARELAMLRRRLDQPLPELVADVERTLLLTVESLARPGAIGRAHLDAFADVVAEFAAASPIAGVSALLDYLKVAERAEDGLEPGEVEVAEDRVQVLTMHAAKGLEWEIVAVPHVVQKVFPGGRRSADWLGSVVQLPAELRGDAVDLPQLRIPPGADRKVVIETLTEHSEDFEQRRLLEERRLCYVALTRSERTLLVSGHWWGETGKSPRGPSDFLTEIREVLSARTGVGVVDHWAAPPEPDAENPLAATINSAEWPKDPLGRRRADVLAGAERVRAALAELSSTPGDQQPEPTGDAVAETGSAAEDDPEGWQRDVSVLLAERASAHSGGDEVLLPAHLSVSRLVELAADPEALARKLRRPLPHPPSQSARRGTAFHAWLERRFAVTSLLDMDDLPGAADDDVEEPITALSELQEAFLAGSWADRTPYAVEVSFETEVDGVALRGRMDAVFADKDGGWTVVDWKTGAPPSPDRLPALAVQLAAYRLAWASLSRTPLVQVRAAFHYVRANRTVQPADLLDSEGIRAILRKIPDAGDP is encoded by the coding sequence ATGAGCGGCGCGCCCACCGGCAGCAGGATCGCCGTCAGTCCAGCCGAGATCGCCGACGCCCTCGACCTGCCCACCCCGACCGAGGAACAGGTCGCGGTGATCGCGTCGCCGTCCGAGCCCGCCCTGGTCATCGCGGGCGCGGGCGCGGGCAAGACCGAGACGATGGCGGCCAGGGTGGTCTGGCTGGTCGCCAACGGTCTGGTGGCGCCGGAACGGATCCTCGGGCTGACCTTCACCAGGAAGGCGGCCCGACAACTCGCGGACCGGGTCCGGGCCCGGCTGCGCCGATTGGTCGGCTCCGGGTTGCTCGATCGACTCGACCCCGGCGGCGGCCGGACCTCGGCCGTCCTCGCGGGCGAGCCGACGATCCTGACCTATCACGCCTACGCGGGCCGATTGGTGTCCGAACACGGGCTCCGGTTGCCCGCCGAACCCGGCGCCCGGCTGCTCAGCGAGACGGCGGCCTGGCAGCTCGCCCATCGGGTCGTGTCCACCTGGACCGAGGACATCGACACCGACAAGATTCCCAGCACCATCACCGGTTACCTGCTGGGTCTCGCGGGCGAGCTGGCCGAGCACCTGGTCACCCCGGAACGGCTCAGCGCGCACGCCGCCGAGTTCTGCCGGGTGGTCGAGGACGCGCCGAGGGTCGCCCGCCAACGGGCTGCGCTGCCGCAGGACCTGCGGGACAAACTGGCGGTGCAGCGACTTCGCGTGGCGTTGCTGCCGCTGTTGGCCGATTACGCGGCCCGCAAGCGCCGCGAGGGCGTGATGGACTTCGCCGATCAGATGTCCTCGGCCGCACGCTTGGCCGACGAGCATCCCGAGGTCGCCGAGATTGAGCAATCCCGGTTCGGCGCCGTGTTGCTGGACGAGTATCAGGACACCGGGCATGCCCAGCGGGTGCTGTTGCGGGCGTTGTTCGGCGGCGGGAATCGGCTCCCGGTGACGGCGGTCGGCGACCCGGCCCAGGCCATCTACGGCTGGCGCGGGGCCAGCGCGGCCAACCTGCCACGGTTTCGCACCGACTTCCCGCGCATCGACGCCCACGGCGAGCTCGCACCCGCGCGCGGTTATGGACTGCTCACCAGTTTCCGTAATCCGCCCGAGGTGCTGACGCTGGCCAACGCGGTGTCCGCGCCGCTGCGCCAGGCGGGTCTGGAGGTCGAGGAGCTTCGATCCAAGCCGGGGGCCGAGACCGGCGATGTGCGGTGCGCGTTGCTGCCCGACGTTCGTGTCGAACGAGCCTGGTTGGCCAAGGCGATGGCGACCCGCTGGCGGCAGGTGGTGGCCGACACCGGCAGCCCGCCCACCGCGGCCGTCCTGGTTCGTCGTCGGGCGGACATGGCCGAACTCGCGGACGCGCTGCGGGCCGAGGGCCTGCCGGTGGAGGTCGTCGGACTGGGCGGTCTGCTGGACGAACCGGAGGTGCGTGACCTGGTCAGCGCGCTGCGGATGCTGGTCGACCCACTGGCGGGCACGGCGGCGGCTCGACTGCTCACCGGGGCTCGTTGGCGCCTGGGTGTCGCCGACCTCGCGGCCCTGTGGACCAGGGCGGGACAACTGGCCGACGGTGGTTCGCGGCAGGAGCACACCGGTTCGCCGGTCGACGCGTTGCCGGGCGAACACGCCGAGCAGGCCGGGCTGATCGACGCTCTGGAGGACCCCGGACCGCCCGAGGCGTACTCGGCGGTGGGATTCCGTCGCATCCAACGACTGGCCAGGGAACTGGCCATGCTGCGCCGCCGTCTCGATCAACCGCTGCCCGAACTGGTGGCCGACGTCGAGCGGACGTTGTTGCTCACCGTGGAGAGCCTGGCCAGGCCCGGCGCGATCGGCCGGGCGCACCTCGACGCCTTCGCCGACGTGGTCGCCGAGTTCGCCGCCGCGAGTCCGATCGCGGGCGTCTCGGCGCTGTTGGACTACCTGAAGGTGGCCGAGCGGGCCGAGGACGGCCTGGAACCCGGCGAGGTGGAGGTGGCCGAGGACCGGGTGCAGGTGTTGACCATGCACGCGGCCAAGGGCCTGGAATGGGAGATCGTCGCCGTTCCGCACGTCGTGCAGAAGGTCTTCCCCGGCGGCAGGCGTTCGGCGGACTGGCTCGGCTCGGTGGTCCAGTTGCCCGCTGAGTTGCGCGGTGACGCGGTGGACCTCCCGCAGCTGCGAATCCCACCGGGTGCCGACCGCAAGGTCGTCATCGAGACGCTGACCGAGCATTCCGAGGACTTCGAACAACGGCGGCTGCTGGAGGAGCGCAGGCTCTGCTACGTCGCGTTGACCCGATCCGAGCGCACGCTGTTGGTCTCCGGGCACTGGTGGGGCGAGACGGGCAAGAGCCCACGCGGACCCTCGGACTTCCTGACGGAGATCCGCGAGGTGCTCAGCGCTCGGACCGGGGTCGGCGTCGTCGATCACTGGGCGGCCCCGCCGGAGCCGGACGCGGAGAATCCGTTGGCCGCCACGATCAACTCGGCCGAATGGCCGAAGGATCCGTTGGGCAGGCGGCGAGCCGATGTGTTGGCGGGCGCCGAGCGGGTGCGTGCAGCCTTGGCCGAGTTGTCCTCGACTCCGGGCGATCAGCAGCCGGAGCCGACGGGCGATGCGGTCGCCGAGACCGGATCAGCAGCCGAGGACGATCCGGAGGGCTGGCAGCGGGACGTCTCGGTGTTGCTCGCGGAGCGCGCCTCGGCCCATTCGGGCGGCGACGAGGTACTGCTGCCCGCCCACCTGTCGGTCAGCAGACTCGTGGAGTTGGCCGCCGATCCCGAGGCGCTGGCCAGGAAGCTGCGGCGGCCGCTGCCGCATCCGCCGAGTCAGTCGGCCCGCCGGGGGACCGCCTTCCACGCCTGGCTCGAACGACGGTTCGCGGTCACCAGTCTGCTCGACATGGACGATCTCCCCGGTGCCGCCGACGATGACGTGGAGGAGCCGATCACGGCGCTCTCCGAGCTGCAGGAGGCCTTTCTCGCGGGCTCCTGGGCGGATCGGACGCCCTACGCGGTGGAGGTGTCCTTCGAGACCGAGGTCGACGGGGTGGCGCTGCGGGGCCGGATGGATGCCGTCTTCGCCGATAAGGACGGCGGCTGGACCGTGGTGGACTGGAAGACCGGGGCACCGCCGTCCCCGGACCGGCTACCCGCGCTCGCTGTGCAGTTGGCGGCGTATCGACTCGCCTGGGCGTCGCTGTCGCGCACGCCGCTGGTTCAGGTCCGCGCCGCCTTCCACTACGTGCGGGCGAATCGGACCGTGCAACCCGCCGACCTGCTCGATTCCGAGGGCATCCGAGCGATTCTTCGAAAGATCCCCGATGCGGGTGACCCCTGA